In a single window of the Terriglobus roseus genome:
- a CDS encoding YgaP family membrane protein, producing MRNVGVVDMVVRLVLAAVLLSLFILLPGNLRWIGLIGFVPLVTAIFRFCPLYTLLGVQTRGARFSR from the coding sequence ATGAGGAATGTTGGAGTGGTGGATATGGTGGTGCGCCTGGTGCTGGCGGCGGTGCTACTCAGTCTGTTCATCCTGCTGCCGGGAAATCTGCGATGGATCGGGCTGATCGGCTTCGTGCCGCTGGTGACGGCGATCTTTCGCTTCTGCCCGCTGTATACCCTGCTCGGTGTGCAGACGCGCGGCGCGCGGTTCAGTCGATAA
- the aspS gene encoding aspartate--tRNA ligase: protein MTLDFLGQHQRTHMCGDLRSADAGQTVTLMGWVNRRRDHGDLIFLDLRDRTGITQIVVDKSRSGLALEKAEASRPEFVVAAIGTVRQRFEGLENPNMPTGDIEVVCTDLLLLSDAKTPPFSPAEDAIGNEELRLQYRYLDLRRPEMQANFLLRHKVAQAVRSQLSSEGFLEIETPFMTRSTPEGARDYLVPSRVHPGEFYALPQSPQIFKQILMIGGFDRYFQIARCFRDEDLRADRQPEFTQIDLEISFPTQETVFGVAERFLVAAFAAAGTTIQTPFLRMTYDQAITKYGIDKPDMRLPHMADLTATLTPEIRTTLKIEQDLPVYGFVIPRVGELSGTARKALLSEIRTFFGESGLDILDLVRLRTAEAFMPLAEEIGSHLNATTIAFNGDSFTTEDLAIVITPKLGTPAMWNFDRQWIPKRVGALRLELAKKYADKHKLFEKKGTAEDYKFLWVTDFPMYEFNEEKKTWDAAHHPFTSPHEDDIKSGALFNDKGIVRALAYDVVLNGLELGSGSIRIHRKDVQQEIFRSLGMDEAEARERFGFFLEALEYGTPPHGGIALGLDRIVMLLAGATSLREVIAFPKTAKAVDLMVQAPSEPTEQQLRDLHLRTVIRS, encoded by the coding sequence GTGACACTCGACTTTCTTGGACAGCACCAGCGCACGCACATGTGCGGCGACCTTCGTTCCGCCGACGCCGGCCAGACCGTCACCCTAATGGGGTGGGTCAATCGCCGCCGCGATCACGGCGACCTCATCTTTCTGGACCTGCGCGACCGCACCGGCATTACGCAGATCGTCGTCGACAAGTCACGCTCGGGCCTTGCGCTCGAGAAGGCCGAGGCATCGCGGCCGGAGTTTGTCGTGGCCGCCATCGGCACGGTTCGCCAGCGGTTTGAAGGTCTTGAGAACCCGAACATGCCCACCGGCGACATCGAAGTCGTCTGCACGGACCTGCTGCTGCTGAGCGATGCGAAGACACCGCCGTTCTCGCCCGCGGAAGACGCCATCGGCAATGAAGAGCTGCGCCTGCAGTACCGCTACCTCGACCTGCGCCGGCCGGAGATGCAGGCGAACTTCCTGCTGCGCCACAAGGTCGCACAGGCCGTCCGGAGCCAGCTTTCGAGCGAAGGGTTCCTCGAGATCGAGACGCCTTTCATGACGCGCTCCACGCCGGAAGGCGCTCGCGACTACCTGGTCCCGTCGCGCGTTCACCCTGGCGAGTTCTATGCGCTGCCGCAGTCGCCGCAGATCTTCAAGCAGATCCTGATGATTGGCGGCTTCGACCGCTACTTCCAGATCGCCCGCTGCTTCCGCGATGAAGACCTGCGCGCCGACCGCCAGCCGGAATTTACGCAGATCGATCTGGAGATCAGCTTCCCCACGCAGGAGACGGTCTTCGGCGTGGCCGAGCGCTTCCTGGTCGCTGCCTTCGCGGCGGCGGGCACCACCATCCAGACGCCGTTCCTGCGCATGACCTACGACCAGGCCATCACTAAGTACGGCATCGACAAGCCGGACATGCGTCTGCCGCACATGGCCGACCTGACAGCCACGCTGACGCCTGAGATCCGCACCACGCTCAAGATCGAGCAGGACCTGCCGGTCTACGGCTTCGTCATCCCCAGGGTTGGCGAACTGAGTGGCACCGCGCGTAAGGCGCTGCTGAGCGAGATTCGCACCTTCTTCGGTGAGAGCGGCCTCGACATCCTCGACCTCGTTCGACTGCGCACCGCGGAAGCCTTCATGCCGCTGGCCGAAGAGATTGGCAGCCACCTGAATGCGACCACCATCGCCTTCAACGGCGACAGCTTCACGACGGAGGATCTCGCGATCGTCATCACGCCCAAGCTGGGCACACCGGCGATGTGGAACTTCGATCGCCAGTGGATTCCAAAGCGTGTGGGCGCGCTGCGCCTGGAACTGGCAAAGAAGTACGCGGACAAGCACAAGCTCTTCGAGAAGAAGGGCACCGCGGAGGATTACAAGTTCCTGTGGGTCACCGACTTCCCGATGTACGAGTTCAACGAGGAGAAGAAAACCTGGGACGCGGCGCACCACCCGTTCACCTCGCCGCATGAGGACGACATCAAGTCCGGCGCGCTGTTCAATGACAAGGGCATCGTCCGCGCACTGGCCTATGACGTAGTACTGAACGGTCTTGAGCTTGGTTCCGGGTCCATCCGTATCCACCGCAAGGACGTGCAGCAGGAGATCTTCCGCTCGCTGGGCATGGATGAAGCAGAGGCCAGGGAACGCTTCGGCTTCTTCCTGGAAGCGCTTGAGTACGGCACGCCTCCGCACGGCGGCATCGCGCTGGGGCTGGACCGTATCGTGATGCTGCTGGCCGGAGCGACTTCGCTGCGCGAGGTGATCGCGTTCCCGAAGACTGCCAAGGCCGTTGACCTGATGGTGCAGGCACCGAGCGAACCGACGGAACAGCAGTTGCGCGATCTGCACCTGCGGACGGTGATTCGCAGCTAA
- a CDS encoding MFS transporter — MPTSLHPEVDTAEAVGRSAMRKVRLRIVPLIGLGYCAAYIDRVNISFAALGMNRDLHLSATVYGFGAGLFFLSYAASEIPSNLALHRFGARVWLSRIMITWGLLAMGMMLVRTPHQFYLARFLLGMAEAGFFPGVVYYFMRWFPPELRASAFSQFYIALPLSSVFMGAAAGALLGLEGRAGLHGWQWLFLVEGLPPILLGIVFLFFLPSSPADAKWLTTAEKQWIHQRTTEDAASVTHSHGAIAAALRNRRIWQLGFFNLMCLGCSYAYTFSAPSVLQAATGFSSARIGYIVAALSLLGAGAMLLGARFSDSRQRAARALGTQADRYAHILPWCGLLAGGFLVYGLGHTPVSAILGLGIVILGFNGMQGPAWALPASFLRDPTGRRAAVGVAVINMIAMFGGFLGPYWIGFMRDLTGSYGRGIAAMALPALGCAAIIATMRKAARRDQPEAPKFVQ, encoded by the coding sequence GTGCCAACATCGCTGCACCCTGAAGTGGATACTGCCGAAGCCGTCGGCCGATCAGCCATGCGCAAGGTGCGCCTGCGCATTGTGCCGCTCATCGGCCTTGGCTACTGCGCGGCGTACATCGACCGCGTCAACATCAGCTTTGCCGCGCTGGGCATGAACCGCGATCTGCACCTGAGCGCGACCGTCTACGGCTTCGGCGCGGGGCTGTTCTTCCTGAGCTACGCAGCCAGCGAGATCCCTTCGAACCTGGCGCTGCATCGCTTTGGCGCCCGGGTTTGGCTGTCGCGCATCATGATCACGTGGGGTCTGCTGGCCATGGGCATGATGCTGGTCCGCACGCCGCACCAGTTCTACCTGGCACGATTCCTGCTGGGCATGGCGGAGGCAGGCTTCTTCCCTGGCGTCGTCTACTACTTCATGCGGTGGTTCCCACCGGAGCTGCGCGCCAGCGCCTTCAGCCAGTTCTACATCGCGCTGCCGCTCTCCTCGGTCTTCATGGGGGCCGCCGCAGGCGCGCTGCTGGGTCTGGAAGGCCGCGCCGGGCTGCACGGCTGGCAGTGGCTCTTCCTGGTGGAGGGACTACCGCCCATCCTGCTGGGCATCGTGTTCCTGTTCTTCCTGCCATCCAGCCCGGCAGATGCCAAGTGGCTGACGACCGCGGAGAAACAGTGGATCCACCAGAGAACCACGGAAGACGCCGCCTCCGTGACGCATAGCCACGGCGCTATCGCCGCAGCCCTCCGCAACCGGCGGATCTGGCAATTAGGCTTCTTCAACCTGATGTGCCTTGGCTGCTCCTACGCCTACACGTTCTCGGCACCCTCCGTGCTGCAAGCGGCCACAGGCTTCAGTTCGGCCCGCATCGGCTACATTGTGGCCGCGCTTTCCCTGCTTGGAGCCGGGGCGATGCTGCTGGGAGCTCGCTTCTCCGACAGCCGGCAGCGAGCCGCGCGCGCACTCGGCACGCAGGCTGACCGGTACGCGCACATTCTGCCGTGGTGCGGCCTGCTGGCGGGCGGCTTCCTGGTCTACGGTCTGGGCCATACGCCGGTCTCGGCGATCCTTGGCCTGGGCATCGTCATACTGGGCTTCAACGGGATGCAGGGGCCGGCCTGGGCACTGCCGGCTTCATTTTTGCGTGACCCCACAGGACGCAGGGCGGCGGTGGGCGTGGCGGTCATCAACATGATCGCCATGTTTGGCGGTTTCCTGGGTCCGTACTGGATCGGGTTCATGCGCGACTTGACCGGCAGCTACGGCCGGGGCATCGCGGCGATGGCCCTGCCGGCCCTCGGATGCGCCGCAATCATCGCAACCATGCGGAAAGCGGCGCGACGGGACCAACCAGAGGCCCCGAAGTTCGTACAATAG
- a CDS encoding TonB-dependent receptor, with the protein MPFRNARTTLRVGALALAACTLPFAQAQVAGELRGRVLDVTGAAVAGAHVTLTQTATGIRQSATSSADGLYDFPQLVSGTYSLHVESPGFATYDRSGITIATGGTVGLDAPLAASGSDAVTVNSDAPLLQSQTSNIATTVASGTVQALPLNTRNFIQLAQLAPGVALPPGTLLPRINGGRPRTNEYLFDGISALQPEPGQVAFFPIVDSISEFTVEANNVPAEYGRFNGGVVNVATRSGSNQIHGSLFEYFRNEDLNARNWFATSTARKPMYRRNLFGATLGAPILHDRLFFFGDYQGVLQRIGVTRISTVPTVAQRAGIFTGTHIYNPSTTTTVGGRLTRTEFPNDVINVPLDPAAVALLARFPLPTSSGAANNYTRTANDDDHQQQFDTRIDAAHGQRDRGFARYTYYHEVEQPATPLPDGSGAISGSVLGAGNVTGLTHITGQQVVLNETHTFNGAVLNNFRLGYTRRGNTQAGTSLGNTASNSLGIPGIPTNAAFNNALPLFTLTGFAQLGPSASTFSQYQTAVGELVDTVQWVRGAHSVKAGFDLRRYELNAIAPPNPTGSFAFTTTGTNIQGATGATGGNALASFLLGQVDTFSIDLQARTIRPRDYIHEFFVQDDWRMLPNLTINAGLRWSLHLPSTETHNQGAIFNLATQQLDYLGMNGNSRSARELHWGNVAPRFGLAYSPDTKTVLRAGFGIVFIDQSGITTPFTTPQYPFIQNVQQKTTDSYSAPFKLSNGPTVSPIAYTPDAGLGQSVYTATRKAGSGYVQQWNLALQRAITNNLSVEVAYVGSHIVHVGIPDSNLNQLTAAQLAQGTALTATVANPYFGILPASSPLGTRTIAAGQLLKPYPRFQNVSIYRNNTGQTNYNAIEAKVEQRMSHNLSLLFGYTHSKLIDDASSVFSSTVLSSPNSSSLIAADTYRPYLERDSSNGDMPNVLTLAAVYALPKFAGHGLATAALGGWTINTVITLQSGMPVTVTQSTNTNSFAGVALMRPNQIANPSLPKDQRTKARFFNTAAFATTPQFQFGSASRNPVRGPAYRDGDLSLIKHTRIGEKTDVEFRAELFDVTNTPGFAQPNGSFGTTAFGSITATVTDPRVAQFALRLSR; encoded by the coding sequence ATGCCTTTCCGGAATGCACGTACCACCCTGCGCGTTGGCGCGCTTGCTCTCGCTGCCTGTACGCTTCCCTTTGCGCAAGCCCAGGTAGCGGGGGAACTACGCGGTCGCGTCCTCGACGTCACGGGCGCCGCAGTCGCCGGCGCGCACGTCACCCTGACGCAGACCGCCACCGGCATTCGCCAGTCTGCAACCAGCAGCGCGGACGGCCTGTATGACTTTCCGCAGCTGGTCTCCGGCACATACAGCCTGCATGTCGAGAGCCCGGGCTTTGCCACCTATGATCGCAGCGGGATCACCATTGCCACGGGTGGCACGGTCGGACTCGATGCTCCACTTGCCGCATCGGGATCCGACGCTGTAACCGTTAATTCCGACGCGCCGCTGTTGCAGTCGCAGACCTCCAACATCGCCACCACCGTCGCCAGCGGCACCGTGCAGGCGCTGCCACTCAACACACGCAATTTCATCCAGCTTGCGCAGCTTGCACCCGGTGTGGCGCTGCCGCCCGGTACGCTGCTGCCGCGCATCAACGGTGGCCGGCCGCGCACGAATGAATATCTCTTCGACGGCATCAGCGCATTGCAGCCGGAGCCGGGCCAGGTCGCCTTCTTCCCCATTGTGGACTCGATCAGCGAGTTCACTGTGGAGGCAAACAACGTGCCCGCAGAGTATGGCCGGTTCAATGGTGGCGTCGTCAACGTCGCCACACGCAGCGGATCGAACCAGATCCACGGCAGCCTGTTTGAGTACTTCCGGAATGAAGACCTGAACGCACGCAACTGGTTTGCAACATCCACCGCGCGCAAGCCGATGTATCGCCGCAACCTGTTCGGTGCAACGCTGGGCGCTCCCATCCTGCATGACCGCCTGTTCTTCTTCGGCGACTACCAGGGCGTTCTGCAGCGCATCGGCGTCACGCGTATCTCAACGGTGCCCACCGTCGCGCAGCGCGCCGGCATCTTCACCGGCACACACATCTACAACCCCAGCACCACGACGACCGTTGGCGGACGACTGACGCGCACCGAGTTCCCGAACGACGTCATCAACGTGCCGCTGGACCCCGCGGCAGTCGCTCTCCTGGCCCGCTTCCCACTGCCAACCTCTTCAGGCGCAGCCAACAACTACACACGCACGGCGAACGATGACGATCATCAGCAGCAGTTCGATACACGCATCGATGCGGCACATGGACAGCGTGACCGCGGCTTCGCCCGCTACACGTACTACCACGAGGTCGAACAGCCGGCGACACCGCTGCCGGACGGTTCCGGCGCCATCAGCGGATCGGTGTTGGGCGCAGGCAATGTCACAGGCCTGACCCACATCACGGGGCAGCAAGTGGTGCTGAACGAGACGCACACCTTCAACGGCGCGGTGCTGAATAACTTCCGCCTCGGCTACACGCGGCGTGGCAACACGCAGGCGGGCACCAGCCTGGGCAACACCGCTTCCAACTCGCTGGGCATTCCGGGTATTCCGACGAATGCGGCGTTCAACAACGCTCTGCCGCTCTTCACGCTGACGGGATTCGCACAGCTTGGGCCCAGTGCCAGCACCTTCTCGCAGTACCAGACTGCCGTAGGTGAACTCGTCGATACGGTGCAGTGGGTGCGTGGAGCGCATTCGGTAAAAGCCGGCTTCGATCTGCGCCGCTACGAGTTGAATGCCATCGCACCGCCGAACCCGACGGGCTCCTTTGCCTTCACCACGACGGGCACCAACATCCAGGGAGCAACAGGCGCGACGGGTGGCAATGCACTCGCCAGCTTCCTGCTTGGACAGGTGGATACCTTCTCCATCGATCTGCAGGCACGCACCATTCGACCGCGCGATTACATCCATGAGTTCTTCGTGCAGGACGACTGGCGCATGCTACCGAATCTAACGATCAACGCAGGTCTGCGCTGGTCATTGCACCTGCCGTCCACCGAGACACACAACCAGGGCGCGATCTTCAACCTGGCGACGCAGCAGCTTGACTACCTGGGCATGAATGGCAACTCGCGCAGTGCTCGCGAGCTGCATTGGGGAAATGTTGCACCACGCTTCGGTCTGGCTTACTCGCCGGACACGAAGACCGTTCTTCGTGCAGGCTTTGGCATTGTCTTCATCGACCAGAGCGGCATCACGACGCCCTTCACCACGCCGCAGTATCCGTTCATTCAGAACGTGCAGCAGAAGACGACCGATAGCTACTCGGCACCCTTCAAGCTATCGAATGGACCAACGGTTTCACCGATCGCGTACACCCCGGATGCAGGCCTGGGACAGAGCGTCTACACGGCGACGCGCAAGGCGGGCAGCGGCTATGTACAGCAGTGGAACCTGGCCTTGCAGCGGGCGATCACGAATAATCTTTCGGTGGAGGTCGCGTATGTTGGCTCGCACATCGTGCATGTCGGCATACCAGACAGCAACCTGAATCAGCTGACCGCGGCGCAGCTTGCGCAGGGCACAGCGCTGACCGCGACGGTGGCGAATCCGTACTTCGGCATCCTGCCGGCGTCGAGCCCGCTGGGAACACGGACCATCGCAGCCGGCCAGTTGCTGAAGCCTTATCCGCGCTTCCAGAATGTCTCCATCTACCGCAACAACACGGGCCAGACGAACTACAACGCGATCGAAGCGAAGGTGGAGCAGCGCATGTCGCACAACCTGTCGCTGCTGTTCGGCTACACGCATTCGAAGCTGATCGACGATGCATCGTCGGTCTTCTCGTCGACGGTGTTGTCGTCACCGAACTCGTCTTCCCTGATTGCAGCGGACACCTACCGCCCGTACCTGGAACGCGATTCTTCCAATGGCGACATGCCGAACGTGTTGACACTGGCGGCGGTCTACGCGCTGCCCAAGTTTGCGGGCCACGGCCTTGCAACAGCCGCACTGGGTGGATGGACGATCAACACCGTCATCACGCTTCAGAGCGGTATGCCGGTGACCGTCACGCAATCGACCAACACCAACAGCTTCGCCGGTGTGGCGCTGATGCGGCCCAACCAGATCGCGAATCCGTCGCTGCCCAAGGATCAGCGCACGAAGGCTCGCTTCTTCAACACGGCAGCCTTTGCCACCACACCGCAGTTCCAGTTCGGCTCCGCATCGCGCAATCCGGTGCGCGGACCGGCCTATCGTGACGGCGATCTTTCGCTGATCAAGCACACACGCATTGGCGAAAAGACGGATGTGGAGTTCCGTGCGGAACTCTTCGACGTGACCAACACGCCGGGCTTCGCGCAGCCGAATGGGTCGTTCGGTACGACAGCCTTCGGCAGCATCACGGCAACGGTTACCGATCCCCGCGTGGCTCAGTTTGCGCTGCGCCTGAGCCGGTAG
- a CDS encoding type II toxin-antitoxin system HicA family toxin — protein MSVWPSSKSKRVLRALKSIGWVEGSRPAVGSHLQLLRPGFPPFTWAFHDGEEIGPKMLARIAKQTGLQPKDL, from the coding sequence GTGAGTGTCTGGCCGAGTAGTAAATCGAAGCGAGTTCTGCGCGCGCTCAAGTCCATCGGTTGGGTCGAAGGTAGCCGTCCTGCGGTCGGCTCTCATCTTCAACTTCTTCGACCTGGCTTCCCGCCCTTTACGTGGGCCTTCCACGATGGAGAAGAGATCGGACCGAAGATGCTTGCAAGGATCGCGAAGCAGACGGGGTTGCAACCGAAAGATCTGTAG
- a CDS encoding YgaP family membrane protein: MTVTAALDVSPYNIAMTSDPVAMNVGRVDMLMRFGMAAVLFSANAVLDEGQRWVAVAGFLPLMTGLFRFCPLYDLLGVRTCGAELRK; this comes from the coding sequence ATGACCGTCACTGCCGCGCTGGACGTATCGCCGTACAACATTGCCATGACGAGCGATCCGGTGGCGATGAATGTGGGGCGCGTGGATATGCTGATGCGCTTTGGCATGGCGGCGGTACTGTTCAGCGCGAATGCCGTGCTGGATGAAGGGCAACGGTGGGTAGCTGTGGCGGGCTTTCTGCCGCTGATGACGGGGCTCTTCCGCTTCTGCCCGCTGTATGACCTGCTGGGCGTTCGGACATGCGGCGCGGAACTGCGTAAGTAA
- a CDS encoding TetR/AcrR family transcriptional regulator, with translation MPRPTSPRAESAARTTFRHGDLRRALLDAGLDMARTGGPEAVILREATRRAGVVPNAAYRHFHNQAELLSAVRSASIAALAVAIEAELSAIRPGKDAASYARRSLRAVGKAYMDFALREPGLFHTAFSVPAPVFQQPPNPANAGQTGMNPFQLLSLALDRMVDAGILKAKDRPGAEFLAWSTVHGMSILMLDGPLRGIDAPTAQQFGKRLLDMVERGLG, from the coding sequence ATGCCACGACCCACCTCACCACGCGCAGAATCTGCGGCACGGACTACGTTTCGCCACGGCGACCTGCGACGCGCGCTGCTGGACGCGGGTCTGGACATGGCTCGCACGGGTGGGCCGGAGGCGGTGATTCTGCGGGAGGCGACACGGCGGGCGGGCGTGGTGCCGAACGCGGCGTACCGTCACTTTCACAACCAGGCAGAGCTGCTCTCCGCCGTGCGCTCGGCCTCCATCGCCGCATTGGCTGTGGCGATTGAAGCCGAACTCAGCGCCATCCGCCCCGGCAAAGATGCTGCCAGCTACGCGCGGCGCAGCCTGCGTGCCGTGGGTAAGGCGTACATGGACTTCGCGCTGCGCGAGCCGGGTCTCTTCCACACAGCATTCAGCGTGCCCGCGCCGGTCTTTCAGCAACCACCGAATCCTGCGAACGCCGGTCAGACCGGGATGAATCCCTTTCAACTGCTAAGCCTTGCGCTGGATCGTATGGTCGATGCCGGCATTCTGAAGGCGAAGGATCGGCCCGGCGCCGAGTTCCTGGCCTGGTCAACCGTGCATGGCATGTCGATCCTGATGCTGGACGGTCCGCTGCGCGGCATCGATGCGCCGACGGCACAGCAGTTTGGCAAGCGTCTGCTGGACATGGTGGAACGCGGCCTGGGGTAG
- a CDS encoding YgaP family membrane protein, protein MDQVNVGALDMFLRFLLAMMLFTLATFLQGDWRWLALLGLVPLFNAVFRFCPIYAALGWSTCDEGRQKRHLHAAH, encoded by the coding sequence ATGGACCAGGTTAATGTCGGTGCTCTCGATATGTTTTTACGCTTTTTATTGGCAATGATGCTGTTCACGCTTGCGACGTTCCTGCAGGGTGACTGGCGATGGCTGGCGCTGCTGGGCCTGGTGCCGCTCTTTAACGCAGTCTTCCGCTTCTGCCCGATCTATGCCGCGCTCGGCTGGTCAACGTGCGATGAGGGCCGCCAGAAGCGTCATCTGCACGCTGCTCACTAA
- a CDS encoding DUF6351 family protein: MKFLSALVLSFLAVGTCRVQAQPASALAPLVTNQRITHPAEGATSEHGDLGGVPYRIEIPAHWNGSLVVFYHGYSYVPFGPELDRPLTSQETPEYNRGYAIAQSAYSRTGWALEQALPETDRLREYFVKQYGKPKQTFVTGGSMGGALTMVTMEQRPEVYDGALALCGRLGPTDPPMQQRFSFRAAFDYYFPGVMPPLVPTPADYMDSDANRAKVTAALKSDPAKARKIRNLMRLHNDEDVAHMISYIGFIIADYQQRAGGNPFDNRDLVYNGTDPDDSASDNDLNDHVARYAADPVAHQYLVRNVTPTGKVLKPMLALTTTYDPLIPAATISSYPQMIAAAGFSQNFVQQYVKRDGHCTMSGEETGRAFDELVNWVNHGKQPKAGLLP, from the coding sequence ATGAAGTTTCTTTCCGCCCTGGTGCTTTCGTTTCTTGCGGTCGGTACGTGCCGCGTGCAGGCACAGCCTGCTTCGGCTCTCGCTCCGCTCGTGACCAACCAGCGCATTACGCATCCAGCAGAAGGCGCGACCAGCGAGCACGGCGATCTTGGCGGCGTACCCTACCGCATTGAGATACCGGCGCACTGGAACGGATCGCTGGTGGTCTTCTACCACGGCTATTCCTATGTTCCCTTTGGTCCGGAGCTGGACAGGCCGCTCACCAGCCAGGAAACGCCGGAGTACAACCGCGGCTACGCCATCGCGCAGTCAGCCTACTCGCGCACAGGATGGGCGCTGGAGCAGGCCCTGCCGGAGACCGATCGCCTGCGCGAATACTTTGTGAAGCAGTACGGCAAACCGAAGCAGACGTTCGTTACGGGCGGCAGCATGGGCGGTGCGCTGACGATGGTCACCATGGAGCAGCGGCCCGAGGTGTACGACGGCGCACTCGCACTCTGTGGCCGGCTCGGACCCACCGACCCGCCCATGCAGCAGCGCTTCTCCTTCCGCGCGGCCTTCGACTATTACTTTCCCGGTGTCATGCCGCCGCTGGTGCCCACTCCTGCGGACTACATGGACTCCGATGCAAATCGCGCCAAGGTCACCGCAGCCTTGAAGTCCGATCCGGCGAAGGCGCGCAAGATCCGCAACCTGATGCGTCTTCACAACGACGAGGACGTCGCGCACATGATCTCGTACATCGGCTTCATCATTGCCGATTATCAGCAGCGCGCGGGCGGCAATCCGTTTGATAACCGGGACCTCGTCTACAACGGCACGGACCCGGACGACTCGGCCAGCGACAACGATCTGAACGACCACGTGGCCCGCTACGCCGCCGATCCCGTTGCGCATCAGTATCTCGTGCGCAATGTAACGCCGACGGGAAAAGTTCTGAAGCCGATGCTGGCGCTTACAACGACTTACGATCCATTAATCCCTGCGGCGACCATCTCAAGTTATCCGCAGATGATTGCCGCTGCAGGGTTCAGCCAAAACTTCGTGCAGCAGTATGTCAAGCGCGACGGGCACTGCACCATGTCCGGCGAAGAGACGGGTCGCGCCTTCGATGAGCTGGTGAACTGGGTCAACCACGGCAAGCAGCCGAAGGCCGGCCTGCTGCCCTGA
- a CDS encoding sugar phosphate isomerase/epimerase family protein, translating into MLNRREFMVRGASAGVAASALPSLSYADAVTPPAALAPVTGAMPWKIDIYSKHLQFLRDPHEVAAAAKAMGYDGLDITIRPYPGHIDPARVRQDLPPFVNAVRSHGVEVHMVTAPIADADSPHAEAILETAASLGIHSYWWGSFLYVKGQPILPQLEAMRPRVAKLARLNEKYGMTAMYHCYGGEHTVNDKVYVSGPMWDLLHVLKDQDPRFVGIQWDSCHMTNAGGMRTWELNLRAAGPYIRGVSWKDSLPEKAADGRWLPHYLPLGHGNVELARANAVLREIGFNGPMEIQPEHMKGAAGDGKDTLTEPKEWVFATMTEDLRMLRAAIAESESYKL; encoded by the coding sequence ATGTTGAATCGTCGTGAGTTCATGGTGCGGGGAGCCAGTGCGGGTGTCGCCGCGTCTGCGCTGCCGAGCCTGTCGTATGCAGATGCCGTTACGCCGCCAGCAGCATTGGCACCGGTAACCGGTGCGATGCCGTGGAAGATTGATATCTACAGCAAGCACCTCCAGTTCCTGCGCGATCCTCATGAGGTTGCAGCAGCCGCAAAGGCCATGGGCTACGACGGCCTGGACATCACGATCCGGCCCTATCCCGGCCACATTGATCCAGCCCGAGTGAGGCAGGATCTGCCGCCGTTTGTGAACGCCGTTCGCAGCCATGGGGTCGAGGTCCACATGGTGACAGCGCCCATTGCAGATGCCGACTCGCCTCATGCGGAAGCCATCCTGGAGACGGCTGCGTCGCTTGGCATTCATTCCTATTGGTGGGGTTCGTTTCTGTACGTCAAAGGCCAGCCCATCCTGCCGCAGCTTGAGGCGATGCGGCCACGCGTGGCGAAGCTGGCGCGTTTGAATGAGAAGTACGGCATGACCGCCATGTATCACTGCTACGGCGGGGAGCACACTGTGAACGACAAGGTCTACGTCAGCGGGCCCATGTGGGATCTGCTCCACGTGCTGAAGGACCAGGATCCGCGCTTCGTCGGCATCCAGTGGGATAGCTGCCACATGACCAACGCCGGCGGCATGCGGACATGGGAACTGAACCTGCGCGCGGCTGGTCCGTACATCCGCGGCGTCTCCTGGAAGGATTCACTGCCGGAGAAGGCGGCAGACGGCCGCTGGCTGCCGCACTATCTGCCGCTCGGCCACGGCAACGTGGAACTCGCACGAGCCAACGCCGTCCTGCGCGAGATCGGCTTCAACGGCCCCATGGAAATTCAGCCGGAGCATATGAAGGGTGCCGCAGGCGACGGCAAAGACACGCTCACCGAGCCCAAAGAATGGGTTTTCGCCACCATGACCGAGGATCTGCGCATGCTGCGTGCGGCGATCGCGGAGAGCGAGAGTTACAAGCTCTAG
- a CDS encoding type II toxin-antitoxin system HicB family antitoxin, protein MDYEIEFEQEDDGRWIAEIPSLPGVMVYGATKAEAASRVQALALRVTADQLERDQATTDHVGFAAA, encoded by the coding sequence ATGGACTATGAAATCGAGTTCGAGCAGGAAGACGACGGCCGCTGGATCGCCGAGATTCCTTCTTTGCCCGGCGTGATGGTCTACGGCGCGACGAAGGCAGAGGCCGCATCAAGAGTCCAGGCGTTGGCATTACGTGTCACGGCAGACCAGCTGGAGCGCGATCAGGCGACCACCGATCACGTCGGCTTCGCCGCCGCGTGA